CAGCACACAGAACGACAGCCTGAGGGGACCCTTCCAGTGTATCATCGACAACACTCCAATAACTTGGTGGAAACTATTATGCCAATGCTAGCGCCATCAGTTCCCCCAGGTTTTCGTCATCTACCTAATGTAGTGGCTCTTGAGGTGTTTGAAGAAATGCAGTTATACATGAACTGTGTTGATCCAGAAGAGAGGCGAATTAGGGAATTTCGTATGAAAAAGGTTTTGTCAGACCTATCTAAAGATCCAATCGCCCAAAGATCTTGTCTTAGACTGGAGAGTCAACCAGTTATATCCACAGCTCTCAATACTAATGTGGATAGAGTTTTTGACTTCAGACTCGCAGAGCATCACAGAGAACTTAACGAGACTGAGAACATCAAGAATGCCAGTTCTTCTCATGGGGGACATAAAATGTCAGAGAACCCTCTTGTGATCCAAGAAGGCAACAAGTTAATGTTGTCGACAAACAAGACGAGCCACAAAGAGGCTACAGAACGAGTAATCCCTAATTCTCAGGGGAACATTCCACATCAGTAGCAAATGTGGAAAGTGCTGGTGACTTCAACCCACTAAATGAGACGACATGATTTGTCATTGGTTGCGAAGAAGCTTCGGTCTCTGATTGCAGGAGCGGATAGAAAGTTGGGAAACGCAAACAAGCATCATGGACTAGGAGACAACATAAGCACAATGAGAAGAAATCAGTTGGTGAAATGGCTGAAAAGAAGACTGATCTCAATGACGGGGATAGAAACATTAAAAGAAAGGCGGCAGAATATGGAGAGGTGTCTTCTAAGACTTACAAACAGGCTGACGGTTTGATGGTTCACCAGAAACCATCCACGTCTCCATGACGACGCTCAGTTGGAACTGTCGGGGATTGAGGAGCAACCTGACAGTTCGACGCCTTGAGGAAATGTGTCGTGAGCATTTCCCGGATTTCTTGTTTCTTCTAGAGACTAGAAACTCTAGTAGACACGTATCAAATTTTCAAAGCTCGTTGGGTTATGATCATAGCTTTATGGTGGATCCAGTGGGGCTAAGTGGAGGTTTGGCGCTGTTTTGGAAGAATAGTTATGAAGTGGAGATACCTTTTTCATCAAATTGGATTATTGATGTTAAAGTCAAGATTGGTTCACTCTGTTACTTTATGTCTTTCGTCTATGGTGATCCTGTCCGCCAACGAAGACAAGAAGTGTGGAATATGCTACAAGATATAGGGGAACAGCGTACTGGAGGCTGGTTTTTGGTTGGGGATTTCAATGAGATTATGAATAATGGAGAGAAACTTGGAGGCCCTGTACATCAAGAAAGCTCTTTCTTTCCTTTCCGCTCTATGGTCAAAGAGTGTAGGATAAAAGAAGTCCCGAGCTCTGGTAACGTGATGTCTTGGGCAGGAGTCAGAGAGATCATAACCAATGGATTAAAAGAAAATGTATGGGTAAAATGCAGGATAGACAGAGCGTTTCGGAACGCAGAATGGTTCAGATTGTTCCCGAGAGCACACACTACTTACTTGGAGAAGCTAGGTTCTGATCATAGACATGTCTTCACAAGTCTAGCCAAAAGTATCCAAGGACGTACATGTCGGTTCTGTTTTGACATAGATGGTGCGCAAAACCAGAAGTTCTGGAAATCATACGGAAAGGTTGGAACATTCAGGGTGCAGGATCGTTTGGAAGAGTAACTGATCGTATCAAGACGTGTCGAAAAGCCCTATCAATATGGAAGAGAAATTCAGACAGCAACTCTAAGAAGAGGATTATGAGATTACAAAGGAACATTGAGCAAGAAGAGGCTAAACAATTTCCTGATATGAGGATGCTAGCAGACATGAAAATTGATCTAGAAAAGGCTTTCAAGGAGGAAGAGAGTTTCTGGAAGGAGAAGAGCAAAAATACCTGGCTCAAGGAGGAGACAGAAACACCAAGGTCTTTCATGGATGGGCTCAGGTGAGGAAATGAAAAACAGAGTTGCTTCTCTCATTGATGACAGAGGAATTGAGCAGTTTGAGGAAGACAGGAAGAGAGACATTGCTGTAAGTGACTTCGCCAACTTGTTTCGATCATCCTCCCCTGCAGACGCTACTGAACTACTAGAGGGTTTGGAAGCTAAAGTCACGGGAAGAATGAATCAGACTCTAACGAAACCTGTAACGGATGGAGAGATAAAGAAAGCGATTAAGGCAGTGAAGAGTGATAGTGCTCCATGAGCTGATGGAATGACCGGGAAATTCTTTCAAAACTACTGGAATATAACAGGGGCTCAGGTAACAAGAGAGGTCAAAGAATTCTTTGCTGGTGGAGCTCTGTCACCAGAATGGAACTTTACCCATCTTTGCTTACTACCGAAGAAACCAAACCCCAATCAGATGACTGATCTGCGCCCTATCAGTATTTGTCCAGTGGTTTATAAAATCATCTCCAACATCCTATGCTTGCGCCTTAAGACGGTTCTACCTCAGTTGGTCTCGCAGACACAAGGGGCTTTTGTTGCTGGCAGACTCATATCTGATAACCTTCTTATAGCACACGAGATGATTCATGGGTTGAGGACAAACCCGAACTGCAAAAGTGATTATCTGGCTATCAAAACAGATATGTCCAAAGCATACGACCGGGTTGAATGGAGTTTCTTGGAGGCTCTTTTCGAAAAAATGGGTTTCAGCAGTGTATGGATAGGATGGATTATGAAGTGCATACGTTCAGTCACGTACACGATACTCTTAAATGGACAAACACACGGCCACATCACCCCGAAAAGAGGAATTCGACAGGGAGATCCGCTATCTCCTTTCATTTTCATTCTCTATGCTGAGGCTCTTGTACATGTCATGAACAGAGCGCAAAATAGAGGGACTATTCATGGAATGCAGTTAACGAAGAGATGTCCTTCAGTACAACATCTTCTCTTCGCGGATGATAGTTTGTTTCTATGTCGAGCCAACCTGCCAGAAGTTGGGGAATTTCTGCGATGCCTTAAGCTGTATGGTGATTCTTCGGATCAGTTTATAAACTTTCAGAAATCAGCAATCACATTTGGAGCTGGGATAGACCTGATTATGAAAAGGCTTATTGCAGAGATGAGTGGCATTGAAAATGAAGGTGGAGATGGTAAATACTTAGGCCTACCTGAGTGTTTCAGTGGTTCTAAACAGAAGCTGCTGGCTTTCATTGGGGAGAAACTCAACAAAAGACTCAAATCTTGGTTTGCGAAAAAATTTTCTCTTGGAGGCAAGGAAGTACTGCTGAAAGCGATAGCAATGCCTCTCCCAGTCTATGCTATGTCCTGCTTTCGACTCACAAAACATCACTGCAAGAAGATCATGAGTGCTATGTCTAGTTTTTGGTGGGATGCTTGTGAGGATAAGAGAAAAATACACTGGGTAGCTTGGGAGAAACTCTGTATGTCAAAGGAAAATGGTGGACTTGGTTTCAGAGATATTGAGATATTTAACCAAGCTTTACTGGCAAAGCAAGCATGGAGACTCTTTAACAATCCTGATACATTGTTAGCGAGAGTTTTCAAGGGTCGCTACTATGCTTCATCTGATGTCCTGGAATGCGGAAAAGGGCATAGACCTTTATATGCTTGGCGTAGCATCTTGTTTGGCAGAGACCTCCTTAAAAAGAGCCTAATCAAATCTATAGATAATGGAGAATCGACACACATATGGTCGGAGAAGTGGATCATGGACTCTTGCCCAAGACAACCGGTCAACAAGGAACTCTCCATCGAATAAACTAGGAAGGTCAGCACGCTCATTGATACAAATGGGAAGTGGAGATATGACGAGCTTCATAAATTATTCCCAACCAATGAAGTCAAAAGAATTCAGACAATTCAGCCAGGAAGAGAAGCTGACAGATACATATGGTCTCTGACGGATCAGGCTCATACACAGTCAAAAGCGGGTATTGGCTCGCAGCCAACAATGTCCTTAATTCCTCAGCCGCTATTTGTCCATTGGAACAGAGAAAACTGGATTTGAAGAAGAAATTGTGGAAAGTCAAGACCCAGCCTAAGATAAGATTATTCCTGTGGAGAGCTGTTTCTGGTGCGTTAGCAGTTGCAGACAGGTTACAATCGCGGGGAATGAATGTTGATGTGGAATGTAAACTTTGCCACAATAATGCTGAAACGATCAACCATGTCTTGTTTGAATGTGTAATGGCTCAAGAATTGCTAAGGAACGTATCTTTCCCTCCTCCAACAACACCAGCCAGGGACCTATGTGACAATATGAAAACGGCGCTGGAATTAATGGAGAACAATGCAATTCCTGAGAACTTGAGGACAGCCATCCCATGGGTACTATGGACAGTCTGGAAAAACCGTAATCAGATTCTTTATACAGCTTTCTATTAATTCGCTCACCAATCAAGCTCTGTAAGAAGCTTCAGTATGGTCAGCAATCAACAAAAGTGGTGAAACAAGGTTGGTACAATGTTCTTCTTTAGAAATACATCAACGTTGGCAACCACCTACGGAAGGTATGGTAAAATGTAATGTTAACTCCAAATGGAGGAACTCATCGTCCTTGAGCGGGGGTGCTTGGATCACAAGGAATCAGCAAGGTAACGTGCTCCATCACACTCAGAAGGCTTTCACTCCATCTCCTAACAGGTTGATAGCAGAACTACGATGTATCATTTGGGCTCTTCAAAGTGTGAGAGACTTGGGCTTTCAGAATGTGGTGATCGGTGTCGACAACCAGGATGTGATAAACACGCTCTATCCAATGTTACCTCTTGGCCACGCTACAAAACCTTTTTGAACACTATTGCAGGTCTTTGTAGCAGCTTCTCCTCGGTGATTTTTGATCAGGAATCGACAAAGACCAACTCCATCGCACGTGACTTTGCCCGGAGTGTTCTTAGAGATGGAAGATTCCAATCGTACCTAGCAGTAGGTGGGCCAGCCTGGCTGCATATCAGGATCAGGAATGAGGCTCTACCCAATAAATTTTAAATCTTAATTTCTCTTAAGATCTTTCTGTTGGCGTTAGAGTTTTATTCTATTTTCATTTGTTTTTGTCTCATGAAACAGTGTTACCTTCTTAATTGAGTTCAAACGTTTAAAAAAAGGTAACTAATAATCAAATATATTTTTATTTTATATATGAAAGTATATATGTATTTATAAAATGTATTTATATTGTTTATTAATCATAATATTTTCAAAAATACATAGTTTGTTGCGTATTAATTAATATTGCACTATTATAAACATTTTAATTATTATTTTATCTATCTTTCTATCTGAATGGTATAAAGATTAATCTATATGCACAATGTCTGATTATGTTTTGTATTTACTAAATTTTTACAATGCAAGTATGATTATTATATATTTATTGTGAGTATATATATATATATATTTGAAATATTCTTATTTAATTATTTTAAATGCATATTGGATAGTATAATATTTAGATTTAAATCTTAATCATAATAATATTTTGATGAAATTTGAATATTATTAAATGCTATTTAGATATAAGAAAAAGATAAATGAATATATGGAAGTTTAAAGTAATGTTAAGTAATATTCTATTTATGAAAATAAATAAAATCTAGAATATTAGATATATCTTCTATTATGTTTTCTATATTTTATTAACATTTATATTCATATATATTTCTTTGATGAAACTCGTGTGAGATATTTTTTAATTTTATATGTTATGTTGATTGTTTTAATAAATTTTCATAAATATGGATCCTATAATTTTTATCGATGAACTACATTAAAAATCTATGAAGAGTCACCATGTATTCTGCTTTATTGTGAATGTCCTTATTTTTAAAAATCTTGTAAACAAAAATCTTTAGGTTTGTTTCATAAAATCCTATTTGATTAGTTTGATAAAGATTTGGATTCTAAATTTCTAAAACAAATTGTGTCAAAACATAATATAGTGTTATAAAATTTAAAATATTGATGAGTAAATAACTGTAATTCATTTGGTTGATAAAAGGCACTTTGAAAATACATAAATATTAAACTATAATATTGATTTGGCATACTTTGGTATTTTTAATTATATATGAATACTTTTAATAGCCTATAGTCTTTATTGTAATAAAGGTTGCGAACATAATTTTTTTTTTCTTGTTAATTTTTTATTTATTTATTTTAGGTTTTAAGTAAGTTAGTATAAATAGCAGTTTGATTTTTAAGATAATTTTTAAAGTTGTGAATTATTTGTAGTTCTGTATTTATTTTTACATAGATGATTATTTTAAATTTTGTTTTCTAAAACCTGATTTCTATTACCTTTTTTGTTATTTAAAATGTATGATTAATTTTCAAATATTTAGTTTATATATGTGAGAATTCAAAATTTACCTCAAAATTGATAACACTTTTTAAATTTACCTTTAACTGCTAATTATTTTATAAACACTTTAAATTTATTATAAAAATACAAAATTAACCCTTCTAATTTTTTTATAAATATTTTACATTATTTATAAAAGTTTATAAACTCAACCCCATCCCCTAAATACTAAACCTTAAACAATAATCA
The DNA window shown above is from Brassica oleracea var. oleracea cultivar TO1000 chromosome C3, BOL, whole genome shotgun sequence and carries:
- the LOC106330678 gene encoding uncharacterized protein LOC106330678, producing the protein MGRMLRTMPKIWKIYERVKEIALTSDSFQFVFELETNIQSVMKHEFWTFDDWGMVMERWQEVPPANFLQTVLILIRIHKIPVNYFTFKTMDAVAGAIRYVKVIEYDPEKPHLLEYVRVQVIMDLQNPLRDTKLVNLPKGCSATVDIKYERVRKKCFHCLRLSHEKQKCPLLKKGKGKNFQHTERQPEGTLPVYHRQHSNNLVETIMPMLAPSVPPGFRHLPNVVALEVFEEMQLYMNCVDPEERRIREFRMKKVLSDLSKDPIAQRSCLRLESQPVISTALNTNVDRVFDFRLAEHHRELNETENIKNASSSHGGHKMSENPLVIQEGNKLMLSTNKTSHKEATERVIPNSQGNIPHQ